A part of Actinobaculum sp. 313 genomic DNA contains:
- a CDS encoding exodeoxyribonuclease VII large subunit, whose product MASKIPVPADLPQLAAQTTPEHPWPLRLLSAKIREYVAAMSRLWVEGEVITLQRRPGAKVQFLSLRDLEVKVSITVKILTHLLPDSIEPGSRVVVCAKPDFYEGNGSLSLWADEIRPVGLGDILARLERLKAQLMAEGLFDASRKKPLPFLPACIGLICGRNTKAKEDVVVNSRLRWPAVCFDIREVQVQGQGAVDAMVGSPRRSRRRTSGRGYCARPRWRLSRRLTSFLR is encoded by the coding sequence ATGGCATCCAAGATTCCCGTGCCAGCGGATCTCCCGCAGCTGGCGGCGCAGACGACCCCGGAACACCCGTGGCCGTTGCGGTTGCTATCGGCGAAGATCCGCGAGTACGTGGCAGCCATGTCACGCCTGTGGGTGGAAGGCGAAGTCATCACCCTACAACGACGTCCCGGCGCGAAGGTCCAGTTCCTCAGTCTGCGCGATCTCGAGGTCAAGGTATCAATCACCGTCAAGATCCTGACGCATCTGCTGCCTGACTCCATTGAGCCGGGCAGTCGCGTGGTGGTATGCGCAAAACCCGACTTCTACGAGGGTAACGGTTCCCTCTCCCTGTGGGCAGATGAGATCCGCCCGGTTGGGCTGGGCGACATTCTCGCCCGTCTGGAGCGTCTGAAAGCCCAACTGATGGCGGAAGGACTCTTCGATGCCTCCCGGAAAAAGCCACTCCCCTTCCTCCCCGCATGCATCGGCCTGATCTGCGGCCGGAATACGAAGGCGAAAGAAGACGTCGTCGTTAATTCACGCCTGCGCTGGCCCGCCGTGTGCTTCGATATCCGTGAAGTGCAGGTACAGGGACAGGGCGCCGTTGACGCCATGGTTGGAAGCCCTCGCCGCTCTCGACGCCGCACCTCAGGTCGAGGTTATTGTGCTCGCCCGCGGTGGCGGCTCAGTCGAAGACTTACTTCCTTTCTCCGATGA